Genomic segment of Thermodesulfobacteriota bacterium:
AATGTTTACAAAAATGTAAATTTGAGCCGACAAAAATGAAAGACAAAAGGGAAAGGAAGAACGTTTTGATCGTAAAAAACGCAATAGAAGAGGGACCGGGAAATATCGCGGAATTTTTAAAAGCAAAGGGGATCGAATTCCACGAGATCGAGGCTTACAAAGACAGGTACTTACCCGGTTCTTCGTTTCCCTACGAATATGTAGTAGTGCTTGGGGGTCCAATGGGAGTTTACGAGATAGATAGATATCCCTATCTAGCTATGGTTGCGAAACTGATAGAACTAGCTCTTAGCAAAGGAAAAAAAGTTCTAGGTATCTGCCTTGGTGCTCAGCTTCTCGCTTATGTATTGGGGGCAAGGGTTTACGATTCGGGGGAGCTTGAGATCGGATGGTGCGAGATAGAACTTACCGATGAAGGTTCTTCCGATGAATGCATTTCGACTTTTTTCGGAGAAAAAAGGAAATGTGAGGTCTTTCAGTGGCATAGAGATACTTTCGATCTTCCAAAGGGAGCACTAAGACTCGCATCTTCAAAAAGATTTCTAAACCAGGCGTTTTCGTACTTTGGATCCTTGGGCCTCCAGTTTCATCCTGAAATCACTCCATCGATGGTGAAAGAATGGTTTAGGGATCGAAAAGACTTCGAGCAAATCGTTCAAAAGACTAAAGTGATGTACGCCTCGTACAGAAAAGCCGCAGAGAACCTTTACGAAAAATTCTTTAAATTGGAAAGGAGGTAGTTACATGGAAAGACCGAGGGATAAACAGGACGTATTGAAACTTGTGAAAGAGAAGGACGTA
This window contains:
- a CDS encoding type 1 glutamine amidotransferase; its protein translation is MKDKRERKNVLIVKNAIEEGPGNIAEFLKAKGIEFHEIEAYKDRYLPGSSFPYEYVVVLGGPMGVYEIDRYPYLAMVAKLIELALSKGKKVLGICLGAQLLAYVLGARVYDSGELEIGWCEIELTDEGSSDECISTFFGEKRKCEVFQWHRDTFDLPKGALRLASSKRFLNQAFSYFGSLGLQFHPEITPSMVKEWFRDRKDFEQIVQKTKVMYASYRKAAENLYEKFFKLERR